Proteins from a genomic interval of Pantoea deleyi:
- a CDS encoding amino acid ABC transporter ATP-binding protein translates to MISLKNVSKWYGHFQVLTDCSTDVKTGEVVVVCGPSGSGKSTLIKTVNGLEPIQQGVIAVNGTEVNNKKTNLAQLRSQVGMVFQHFELFPHLSIINNLVLAQVKVLKRDKAAAREKGLKLLKRVGLAAHAEKFPGQLSGGQQQRVAIARALCMDPIAMLFDEPTSALDPEMINEVLDVMVELAQEGMTMMVVTHEMGFARKVANRVIFMDEGKIIEDTNKDDFFNNPQSDRAKEFLAKILH, encoded by the coding sequence ATGATTAGCCTGAAAAACGTTTCTAAGTGGTATGGTCACTTTCAGGTGCTGACCGACTGCTCAACCGATGTCAAAACCGGTGAAGTGGTGGTGGTGTGCGGACCGTCCGGTTCCGGTAAATCGACGCTGATTAAAACGGTGAACGGCCTTGAGCCGATTCAGCAGGGTGTGATCGCCGTCAACGGCACCGAGGTGAACAACAAAAAAACCAATCTGGCGCAGCTTCGCAGCCAGGTTGGCATGGTTTTCCAGCACTTCGAGCTGTTCCCGCATCTGAGCATCATCAATAACCTGGTGCTGGCGCAGGTAAAAGTGCTGAAGCGCGACAAGGCGGCGGCCCGCGAAAAAGGGCTGAAACTGCTGAAGCGCGTGGGTCTGGCGGCGCATGCGGAGAAGTTCCCCGGCCAGCTTTCCGGTGGTCAGCAGCAGCGCGTGGCGATTGCGCGGGCGCTCTGCATGGATCCCATCGCGATGCTGTTTGATGAGCCGACTTCGGCGCTGGACCCGGAGATGATCAACGAAGTGCTGGATGTCATGGTTGAGCTGGCCCAGGAGGGCATGACGATGATGGTGGTAACGCATGAGATGGGCTTTGCCCGCAAAGTGGCTAACCGCGTCATTTTCATGGATGAGGGGAAAATTATCGAAGACACCAACAAGGATGACTTCTTTAATAACCCGCAGTCTGACCGCGCGAAAGAGTTCCTCGCTAAAATCCTGCACTAA
- a CDS encoding zinc ribbon-containing protein, whose translation MNKVAQEYRESLAVLTERLRQGDRNLDELIAGRRQQLMARETLTEAEIDQALSSVRRDLGEFARSYTDVEEPLADSLFMRIIRESVWKELADITDKSQLEWREVFQDLHHHGVYQSGEVVGLGNLVCEKCQFTRAIYTPETLSRCPECGHDQFQRQPFEP comes from the coding sequence ATGAATAAAGTGGCTCAGGAATATCGCGAGTCGTTAGCCGTGTTGACCGAGCGTCTTCGTCAGGGCGATCGTAACCTTGATGAACTGATTGCCGGACGGCGACAGCAGCTGATGGCGCGCGAAACGTTAACGGAAGCGGAGATTGATCAGGCGCTGAGTTCCGTACGCCGCGATCTGGGGGAGTTTGCACGCAGTTATACCGATGTCGAAGAGCCGCTGGCGGATTCGCTGTTTATGCGCATTATCCGCGAGAGTGTCTGGAAAGAGCTGGCGGATATCACCGATAAAAGTCAGCTGGAGTGGCGCGAGGTCTTTCAGGATCTGCATCACCACGGGGTGTATCAGAGCGGAGAAGTGGTAGGGCTGGGCAATCTGGTGTGTGAAAAGTGTCAGTTTACCCGCGCTATTTACACGCCTGAAACCCTGTCGCGCTGCCCGGAGTGCGGCCACGATCAGTTCCAGCGTCAGCCATTTGAGCCCTGA
- the leuS gene encoding leucine--tRNA ligase — MQEQYRPEEIESRVQQHWDENETFKVTEQEGKEKYYCLSMLPYPSGRLHMGHVRNYTIGDVIARYQRMLGKNVLQPIGWDAFGLPAEGAAVKNNTAPAPWTYDNIAYMKNQLKLLGFGYDWNRELATCQPEYYRWEQWFFARLYEKGLVYKKTSAVNWCPNDQTVLANEQVIDGCCWRCDSKVERKEIPQWFIKITDYAEELLNDLDTLEEWPEQVKTMQRNWIGRSEGVEITFDVTNSEEQVTVYTTRPDTFIGATYVAVAAGHPLATQASVNNPALADFIAECRNTKVAEADMATMEKKGMATGLAVTHPLTGEQLPVWVANFVLMEYGTGAVMAVPAHDQRDWEFATKYDLPIKPVVLNLDGSIPDVSAAAMTDKGALFNSGEFNGLDHAAGFNAIADSLAAKGVGVRKVNYRLRDWGVSRQRYWGAPIPMVTLEDGTVMPAPDDQLPVILPEDVVMDGITSPIKADPEWAKTTVNGQPALRETDTFDTFMESSWYYARYTCASYKEGMLDPAAANYWLPVDQYVGGIEHAIMHLMYFRFFHKLLRDAGLVNSDEPAKRLLCQGMVLADAFYYSGANGERNWVSPVDVEVERDEKGRIVKATDKQGREVVYAGMSKMSKSKNNGIDPQLMVERYGADTVRLFMMFASPADMTLEWQESGVEGANRFLKRVWKLIYEHTQQGATVALDVNSLNDEQKSLRRDLHKTIAKVADDIGRRQTFNTAIAAIMELMNKLTRAPQESEQDRALMQEALLAVVRLLYPFTPHACYVLWQTLGGEGTIDDASWPVADEAAMVEDSLLVVVQVNGKVRGKITVPADATQEQVQARAAQEHLVAKYLDGVTIRKVIYVPGKLLNLVVG, encoded by the coding sequence ATGCAAGAGCAATACCGCCCGGAAGAGATTGAATCCCGTGTGCAGCAGCACTGGGATGAAAACGAAACGTTTAAAGTGACTGAGCAGGAAGGGAAAGAGAAGTACTACTGCCTCTCCATGCTGCCCTATCCTTCTGGCCGCCTGCACATGGGCCACGTTCGTAACTACACCATCGGCGACGTAATCGCGCGTTATCAGCGCATGCTCGGCAAAAACGTCCTCCAGCCTATCGGCTGGGATGCTTTCGGCCTGCCTGCAGAGGGCGCGGCGGTTAAAAATAACACTGCTCCGGCTCCGTGGACCTACGACAACATCGCCTATATGAAGAACCAGCTCAAGCTGCTGGGCTTTGGCTATGACTGGAATCGTGAACTCGCGACCTGCCAGCCAGAATACTATCGCTGGGAACAGTGGTTCTTTGCCAGACTGTATGAAAAAGGCCTGGTTTATAAAAAGACCTCCGCCGTGAACTGGTGCCCGAACGATCAGACGGTGCTGGCGAACGAGCAGGTCATCGATGGCTGCTGCTGGCGCTGCGACAGCAAAGTTGAGCGCAAAGAGATCCCGCAGTGGTTTATCAAAATCACCGATTACGCGGAAGAGCTGCTGAACGATCTGGATACGCTGGAAGAGTGGCCTGAACAGGTCAAAACCATGCAGCGTAACTGGATCGGCCGCTCCGAAGGCGTTGAGATCACCTTCGACGTCACCAACAGCGAAGAGCAGGTCACCGTCTACACCACCCGTCCGGACACCTTTATCGGTGCGACCTATGTGGCCGTGGCTGCCGGTCATCCGCTGGCTACCCAGGCGTCGGTGAACAACCCTGCGCTGGCTGACTTTATCGCTGAATGCCGCAATACCAAAGTGGCCGAAGCCGATATGGCCACCATGGAGAAGAAAGGCATGGCGACCGGTCTGGCGGTGACGCATCCGCTGACCGGCGAACAGCTCCCGGTCTGGGTGGCTAACTTTGTGCTGATGGAATATGGCACCGGCGCCGTGATGGCCGTTCCGGCGCACGACCAGCGCGACTGGGAGTTCGCCACCAAATATGATCTGCCGATTAAGCCGGTCGTCCTCAATCTGGATGGCTCTATCCCTGACGTCAGCGCCGCGGCGATGACCGACAAAGGTGCGCTGTTCAACTCCGGTGAATTCAACGGACTGGATCACGCGGCAGGTTTCAACGCCATTGCGGACTCGCTGGCCGCCAAAGGCGTGGGCGTACGCAAAGTTAACTATCGCCTGCGCGACTGGGGTGTCTCCCGTCAGCGCTACTGGGGTGCTCCTATCCCGATGGTGACGCTGGAAGATGGCACCGTGATGCCAGCACCGGACGATCAGCTGCCGGTGATCCTGCCGGAAGATGTGGTGATGGACGGCATTACCAGCCCGATCAAAGCCGATCCGGAGTGGGCGAAGACCACGGTCAACGGTCAGCCTGCGCTGCGCGAAACTGACACCTTCGACACCTTTATGGAGTCCTCCTGGTACTACGCGCGTTATACCTGCGCCAGTTACAAAGAGGGCATGCTGGATCCGGCTGCGGCCAACTACTGGCTGCCGGTCGATCAGTATGTCGGCGGGATCGAACACGCCATCATGCACCTGATGTACTTCCGCTTCTTCCACAAGCTGCTGCGTGACGCGGGCCTGGTGAACTCTGATGAGCCGGCTAAACGTCTGCTGTGTCAGGGCATGGTGCTGGCTGATGCCTTCTACTACTCTGGCGCCAACGGCGAACGCAACTGGGTATCACCGGTTGACGTAGAGGTTGAGCGCGACGAGAAAGGCCGCATTGTCAAAGCGACCGACAAACAGGGCCGCGAAGTGGTGTATGCGGGCATGAGCAAAATGTCGAAGTCGAAAAACAACGGCATCGACCCGCAGCTGATGGTTGAGCGTTACGGCGCGGACACCGTGCGTCTGTTCATGATGTTCGCATCACCGGCGGATATGACGCTGGAGTGGCAGGAATCAGGCGTTGAAGGGGCGAACCGCTTCCTGAAACGTGTCTGGAAACTGATCTACGAACACACCCAGCAGGGTGCGACCGTGGCGCTGGATGTGAACAGCCTGAACGACGAGCAGAAATCGCTGCGTCGCGATCTGCACAAAACCATCGCCAAGGTGGCGGATGACATTGGTCGTCGTCAGACCTTCAACACCGCGATTGCGGCGATCATGGAGCTGATGAACAAACTGACCCGCGCGCCGCAGGAGAGCGAACAGGATCGCGCCCTGATGCAGGAAGCGCTGCTGGCGGTCGTGCGTCTGCTCTATCCGTTTACCCCACACGCCTGCTATGTTCTGTGGCAGACGCTGGGCGGTGAAGGCACCATCGACGACGCGAGCTGGCCGGTTGCGGATGAAGCCGCTATGGTTGAAGATTCACTGCTGGTCGTGGTGCAGGTGAACGGCAAAGTGCGCGGCAAGATTACCGTACCAGCCGATGCCACGCAGGAACAGGTTCAGGCACGCGCTGCCCAGGAGCATCTGGTGGCGAAGTATCTGGACGGCGTGACTATCCGTAAAGTCATTTATGTACCGGGCAAACTGCTTAACCTGGTCGTAGGTTAA
- the lptE gene encoding LPS assembly lipoprotein LptE — translation MRHPIIRLFVMLAVVITAGCGFHPRGTTQVPSELKTLIVSSGDPYGPLARTVRQQLRINNVTIVEDSKQNRTDIPTLRLGPEAQGRNTASVFISGTSAEYQMVMTLTAQVLLPGKGLYPISTTVYRSFFDNPNAALAKDAEQDLIAQEMRQRAAEQLVRKLLTVHAAQMNSKETLPASVIPVPGQRSQEAPSSSATSLQ, via the coding sequence GTGCGACATCCGATTATCAGGCTGTTTGTCATGCTGGCGGTGGTGATCACCGCCGGCTGTGGTTTTCATCCGCGCGGCACCACGCAGGTGCCCAGCGAACTGAAGACGCTGATTGTTTCATCCGGCGATCCCTATGGTCCGCTGGCGCGCACGGTACGTCAGCAGCTGCGTATCAACAATGTCACCATTGTTGAGGACAGCAAGCAGAATCGCACCGATATTCCGACGCTGCGTCTGGGCCCTGAGGCGCAGGGACGAAACACCGCCTCGGTCTTTATCAGCGGCACCTCTGCGGAGTACCAGATGGTCATGACCCTGACGGCGCAGGTTCTGCTGCCGGGCAAAGGCCTCTACCCTATCAGCACCACGGTTTATCGCTCGTTCTTCGATAACCCGAACGCGGCGCTGGCGAAAGATGCCGAGCAGGATCTGATCGCGCAGGAGATGCGTCAGCGTGCTGCCGAACAGCTGGTCCGTAAGCTGCTGACGGTGCATGCCGCGCAGATGAACAGCAAAGAGACCTTACCGGCTTCCGTGATTCCGGTGCCGGGTCAGCGTTCGCAGGAAGCGCCGTCGTCCTCGGCTACCAGCCTGCAATGA
- the holA gene encoding DNA polymerase III subunit delta produces MIRIYPEQLSAQLREGLRACYLLAGNEPLLLQESSDAIRSAATAQGFEEHFSFTLDAQTDWESLFVSCQSLSLFAQRQTMTLQFPDNGPNAAMAEQLVKLAQLLHADILLICRMPKLTKAQENSAWFKALSASAVLVPCQTPDQAQLPRWVANRAKAQKLSVDDAAIQLLCYCYEGNLLALAQALERLSLQWPDGKLTLPRVEEAVSDAAHFTPFHWVDALLAGKSRRALHILHQLEKEESEVVILLRTLQRDLLTLLHLQRHQHEQPLRTLMDQQRIWQNRRTLFTDALQRLEGTRLQRAIHLLSQIEITLKQDYGQSVWPQLQTLTLLLSSRAFPTSFAHV; encoded by the coding sequence ATGATCAGGATTTATCCTGAGCAACTCAGCGCGCAGCTCCGTGAGGGGCTGCGCGCCTGTTATTTGTTAGCGGGCAATGAACCGCTGCTGTTGCAGGAAAGTTCAGATGCGATCCGCAGCGCTGCCACCGCGCAGGGCTTCGAAGAGCATTTCAGTTTTACACTGGACGCCCAGACCGACTGGGAGAGCCTGTTCGTCAGCTGCCAGTCCCTGAGCCTGTTTGCCCAGCGTCAGACCATGACGCTACAGTTCCCCGATAATGGCCCCAACGCCGCGATGGCCGAGCAGCTGGTAAAGCTCGCTCAGCTGCTGCACGCCGATATTCTGCTGATCTGCCGGATGCCAAAGCTCACCAAAGCGCAGGAGAACAGCGCCTGGTTCAAAGCGTTGTCCGCCTCCGCGGTGCTGGTGCCCTGCCAGACGCCGGACCAGGCGCAACTGCCGCGCTGGGTCGCTAATCGCGCTAAGGCTCAGAAACTGTCGGTGGATGATGCGGCTATCCAGCTGCTGTGTTACTGCTATGAAGGCAATCTGCTGGCACTGGCGCAGGCGCTGGAGCGGCTTTCACTGCAGTGGCCCGACGGCAAACTGACCCTGCCCCGGGTGGAAGAGGCGGTCAGCGATGCGGCGCACTTCACGCCGTTCCACTGGGTCGATGCCCTTCTGGCGGGCAAGAGCCGTCGCGCCCTGCATATCCTGCATCAGCTGGAAAAAGAGGAGAGCGAAGTCGTGATTCTGCTGCGCACGCTGCAGCGCGATCTGCTGACGCTGCTGCATCTGCAGCGCCATCAGCATGAACAGCCGCTGCGCACGCTGATGGATCAGCAGCGTATCTGGCAGAACCGCCGTACGCTGTTTACCGATGCCCTGCAGCGACTGGAGGGGACGCGCCTGCAACGGGCTATCCATCTGCTGAGTCAGATTGAGATCACCCTGAAGCAGGATTATGGCCAGTCGGTCTGGCCGCAGTTACAGACCCTGACGCTGCTGCTCAGCAGCCGTGCTTTCCCGACGAGCTTCGCCCATGTCTGA
- the nadD gene encoding nicotinate-nucleotide adenylyltransferase, producing MSELHALFGGTFDPIHFGHLRPVEALAQQTGLQRVTLLPNNVPPHRPQPEATAAQRVAMLRCAIRDLPLFDVDTRELQRDTPSWTVTTLESWRAERGATQPLGFIIGQDSLLSLAKWHRWQDLLSLCHLLVCQRPGYATRFDTPAMQHWLDRHVTRDIRQLHEQPAGHIWLADTPLYDISATEIRRRRHQNQPCGDLLPASVIDYIDREGLYRD from the coding sequence ATGTCTGAGCTACACGCGCTGTTTGGCGGCACCTTCGATCCCATCCATTTTGGTCATCTGCGTCCGGTCGAGGCGCTGGCTCAGCAGACCGGTCTGCAGCGCGTGACGCTGCTGCCCAACAATGTGCCGCCGCACCGGCCACAGCCGGAAGCGACGGCGGCGCAGCGGGTGGCGATGCTGCGCTGCGCAATCCGCGACCTGCCCCTGTTTGACGTCGACACCCGCGAGCTGCAGCGCGACACCCCCTCCTGGACGGTAACGACGCTGGAGAGCTGGCGCGCGGAGCGCGGTGCCACACAGCCCCTGGGATTTATCATCGGTCAGGATTCGCTGCTGAGCCTGGCAAAATGGCATCGCTGGCAGGATCTGCTGTCACTCTGCCATCTGCTGGTCTGCCAGCGTCCCGGCTACGCGACCCGGTTCGACACGCCAGCGATGCAGCACTGGCTCGATCGCCATGTCACCCGCGATATCCGGCAGCTGCATGAACAACCCGCAGGCCATATCTGGCTGGCGGACACCCCACTCTATGATATTTCGGCGACCGAAATTCGCCGCCGTCGCCATCAGAACCAGCCCTGCGGCGATCTGCTGCCGGCGTCGGTTATCGATTATATCGACCGCGAAGGCTTATATCGCGACTGA
- the rsfS gene encoding ribosome silencing factor, with protein sequence MQGKALQEFVIDKIDDLKGQDIVTIDVQGKSSITDFMIICTGTSTRHVTSIAEHVEQESRLAGLMPLGIEGKSAADWVVVDLGDVIVHVMQEESRQLYELEKLWS encoded by the coding sequence TTGCAAGGTAAAGCACTCCAAGAGTTCGTTATTGATAAGATTGATGATCTCAAAGGCCAGGACATTGTCACCATCGACGTTCAGGGCAAATCCAGCATCACCGACTTCATGATCATCTGCACCGGGACCTCGACGCGTCATGTGACCTCTATCGCAGAACACGTTGAGCAGGAATCCCGTTTAGCGGGCCTGATGCCACTGGGTATCGAAGGCAAAAGCGCGGCAGACTGGGTGGTGGTCGATCTCGGTGATGTGATCGTGCATGTGATGCAGGAAGAGAGTCGCCAGCTGTATGAGCTGGAAAAACTCTGGAGCTAA
- the rlmH gene encoding 23S rRNA (pseudouridine(1915)-N(3))-methyltransferase RlmH: MKLQLVAVGTKMPDWVQTGFMEYLRRFPKDMPLELTEVTAGKRGKNADIRRILEKEGEAMLAAVGKGNRIVTLDIPGHPWETPQLAQQLERWKLDGRDVSLLIGGPEGLAPACKAAAEQSWSLSALTLPHPLVRVLVAESLYRAWSVTTNHPYHRE; encoded by the coding sequence GTGAAACTGCAACTTGTTGCCGTCGGCACAAAAATGCCCGACTGGGTGCAGACCGGTTTCATGGAGTATCTGCGCCGCTTCCCGAAAGATATGCCGCTTGAGCTGACCGAAGTGACCGCGGGAAAACGCGGTAAAAATGCCGACATCAGACGCATTCTTGAAAAAGAGGGCGAAGCGATGCTGGCGGCGGTCGGCAAAGGTAATCGCATCGTGACGCTGGATATTCCCGGACATCCGTGGGAAACCCCGCAGCTGGCGCAGCAGCTCGAGCGCTGGAAGCTGGATGGTCGCGATGTCAGCCTGCTGATTGGCGGGCCTGAAGGCCTGGCCCCTGCCTGCAAAGCCGCGGCAGAGCAGAGCTGGTCGCTGTCAGCATTGACGTTGCCCCATCCGCTGGTGCGCGTGCTGGTAGCGGAAAGTCTCTATCGCGCCTGGAGTGTGACGACAAATCATCCTTATCATCGTGAATGA
- the mrdA gene encoding peptidoglycan DD-transpeptidase MrdA, which translates to MKLQSNAFRDYSAEQKLFVRRAFIAFVGILLLSSILVVNLYHLQILRFDDYSTRSNQNRIKLVPVAPSRGIIYDRTGTPLALNRTIYRAELVPQKVDNLQETLENLRPILELTDDDLENFQKERKRAPRFTSIPIKTGLNEVQVARFAVNQYRFPGVEVRGYQRRYYPYGATLTHVVGYVSKINDRDVARLDKEGKMANYADTHDIGKLGIEAYYEDLLHGKTGFEEVEVNNRGRVIRQLHEESPQAGRDIYLTIDLKLQQYIETLLAGSRAAVVVSDPRTGEILAMVSTPSYDANLFVDGISSKDYRGLLEDENRPLYNRAIQAAYPPASTVKPYVAVSAMSAGVINRNTSLFDPGWWQLPGSEKRFRDWKKWGHGRLNVTKALEESADTFFYQVAYDMGIDRLSEWMNKFGYGSRTGIDLPQESAGNMPTRDWKMRRFKKPWYQGDTIPVGIGQGYWTATPLQMNKAMMILINDGVVKVPHMLRATREGRTLVPYRQPPEAPIGDIHSGFWEIAKDGMYGVANRPNGTAHKSFADAPYKIAAKSGTAQVFGLKENETYNAHRIAERLRDHKLMTAFAPFDKPRVAVTIILENGGAGPAVGTVMRQILDHIMLGDNNTVLPDAAPVPPGYEGE; encoded by the coding sequence ATGAAATTACAAAGCAACGCCTTTCGCGATTACAGCGCCGAACAGAAACTCTTTGTCCGTCGGGCGTTTATCGCCTTCGTCGGCATCTTACTGCTCTCTTCAATCCTGGTGGTTAACCTTTACCATCTGCAGATCCTTCGCTTTGATGATTACAGCACCCGCTCCAACCAGAACCGCATCAAACTGGTGCCTGTCGCGCCCAGTCGCGGCATTATCTACGATCGTACCGGCACGCCGCTGGCGCTGAACCGTACCATCTATCGGGCCGAGCTGGTTCCGCAAAAAGTCGATAACCTGCAGGAGACGCTGGAAAATCTGCGGCCGATTCTCGAGCTGACGGATGATGACCTCGAGAATTTCCAGAAAGAGCGCAAACGTGCGCCGCGCTTTACCTCGATCCCGATCAAGACGGGTCTGAATGAGGTTCAGGTGGCGCGCTTTGCGGTGAATCAGTACCGCTTTCCCGGCGTGGAAGTCAGAGGCTATCAGCGCCGCTACTACCCTTATGGCGCTACGCTGACCCACGTTGTCGGCTACGTCTCCAAGATTAACGACCGCGACGTGGCCCGCCTCGACAAAGAGGGCAAGATGGCCAACTATGCCGATACCCACGATATCGGCAAGCTCGGGATCGAAGCCTATTATGAGGATTTACTGCACGGCAAAACCGGCTTTGAAGAGGTAGAGGTCAACAACCGGGGTCGGGTGATCCGTCAGCTGCACGAGGAGTCGCCGCAGGCTGGCCGCGACATCTATCTGACTATCGACCTGAAACTGCAGCAGTATATCGAGACGCTGCTGGCGGGCAGTCGCGCGGCGGTGGTCGTCAGCGATCCGCGCACCGGTGAAATCCTCGCGATGGTTTCCACGCCCAGCTACGATGCCAACTTATTTGTTGATGGCATCTCCAGTAAGGATTACCGCGGCCTGCTGGAAGATGAAAACCGTCCGCTCTATAACCGTGCGATTCAGGCCGCCTACCCGCCCGCCTCGACGGTGAAACCTTATGTGGCCGTCTCCGCCATGAGTGCAGGCGTCATTAACCGCAATACCAGCCTGTTCGATCCCGGCTGGTGGCAGTTACCCGGCTCCGAAAAACGGTTCCGCGACTGGAAGAAATGGGGCCACGGCCGTCTGAACGTCACCAAGGCGCTCGAAGAGTCCGCCGATACCTTCTTCTATCAGGTCGCCTATGACATGGGTATCGACCGCCTGTCGGAGTGGATGAATAAATTTGGCTACGGCAGCCGCACCGGCATCGACCTGCCGCAGGAGAGTGCCGGTAACATGCCGACACGCGACTGGAAGATGAGACGCTTTAAAAAGCCGTGGTATCAGGGTGATACCATTCCGGTGGGGATCGGCCAGGGTTACTGGACAGCCACCCCGCTGCAGATGAACAAAGCGATGATGATTCTGATCAACGACGGCGTGGTCAAAGTGCCGCACATGCTGCGGGCGACCCGCGAAGGCCGCACCCTGGTGCCCTATCGCCAGCCGCCTGAAGCGCCGATCGGCGATATCCACTCTGGCTTCTGGGAAATCGCCAAAGATGGCATGTATGGCGTGGCGAACCGGCCCAACGGTACTGCGCACAAGAGTTTTGCTGATGCGCCCTATAAAATTGCCGCCAAGTCCGGTACGGCGCAGGTCTTTGGCCTGAAAGAGAACGAAACCTATAACGCGCACAGGATTGCTGAACGATTACGCGACCATAAACTGATGACCGCGTTTGCCCCCTTTGATAAGCCTCGGGTCGCCGTGACCATTATCCTGGAAAACGGTGGCGCCGGTCCGGCTGTCGGCACCGTGATGCGCCAGATTCTGGATCACATCATGCTGGGTGATAACAATACAGTCCTGCCGGACGCAGCACCTGTGCCGCCCGGTTATGAAGGTGAATAA
- the mrdB gene encoding peptidoglycan glycosyltransferase MrdB (rod shape-determining protein RodA), producing MQDSPQKRSIWMRIHIDPLFMLIILGLLTYSAVVIWSASGQDPGMMERKLGQIAMGLVIMIVLAQVPPRVYEGWAPYLYIVCVILLVAVDAFGQISKGAQRWLDLGFVRFQPSEIAKIAVPLMVARFINRDVCPPTLKNTGIALLLIFVPTLLVAAQPDLGTSILVAASGLFVLFLSGMSWKLIGVAVLLVAAFIPILWFFLMHDYQRDRVMMLLDPETDPLGAGYHIIQSKIAIGSGGLRGKGWLQGTQSQLEFLPERHTDFIFAVLAEELGLVGVLLLLLLYLLLIMRGLVVAARAQTTFGRVMAGGLMLILFVYVFVNIGMVSGILPVVGVPLPLVSYGGSALIVLMAGFGIVMSIHTHRKMLSKSV from the coding sequence ATGCAAGATAGTCCGCAGAAACGATCGATCTGGATGCGCATCCACATCGATCCGCTCTTTATGCTGATCATTCTCGGCCTGCTGACCTACAGCGCCGTGGTGATCTGGAGTGCCAGTGGTCAGGACCCTGGCATGATGGAGCGTAAGCTGGGCCAGATCGCGATGGGTCTGGTGATCATGATTGTGCTGGCGCAGGTGCCACCGCGCGTATACGAAGGCTGGGCGCCCTATCTCTATATCGTCTGCGTCATCCTGCTGGTGGCGGTCGATGCCTTCGGGCAGATCAGTAAAGGTGCGCAGCGCTGGCTGGATCTCGGCTTTGTCCGTTTCCAGCCCTCGGAAATCGCCAAGATTGCGGTGCCGCTGATGGTGGCACGCTTTATTAACCGTGACGTCTGCCCGCCGACGCTGAAAAACACCGGCATTGCGCTGCTGCTGATCTTTGTCCCTACCCTGCTGGTCGCCGCTCAGCCCGATCTCGGCACCTCGATTCTGGTGGCCGCCTCCGGTCTGTTTGTGCTCTTCCTCTCCGGCATGAGCTGGAAACTGATCGGCGTAGCGGTGCTGCTGGTTGCGGCCTTTATCCCGATCCTGTGGTTCTTCCTGATGCACGATTATCAGCGCGACCGCGTGATGATGCTGCTCGATCCGGAAACCGACCCGCTGGGCGCCGGGTATCACATCATCCAGTCGAAAATCGCCATCGGCTCGGGCGGACTGCGCGGCAAAGGCTGGCTGCAGGGCACCCAGTCCCAGCTGGAGTTTTTACCGGAACGTCACACCGACTTTATCTTCGCGGTTCTGGCCGAAGAGTTAGGTCTGGTGGGGGTCCTGCTGCTGCTGCTGCTTTATCTGCTGCTGATTATGCGCGGACTGGTGGTGGCGGCCCGCGCGCAGACCACCTTTGGCCGGGTCATGGCCGGGGGTTTGATGCTGATTTTATTCGTTTATGTTTTCGTTAACATTGGCATGGTTAGTGGTATCTTACCGGTGGTTGGCGTACCGCTGCCGCTGGTCAGTTATGGCGGCTCCGCACTGATCGTGCTTATGGCGGGATTTGGCATTGTGATGTCGATCCACACTCACCGAAAAATGTTATCTAAAAGTGTCTAA